In Providencia alcalifaciens, the sequence ATCTCTGCGATTGCGCTGGTGTTTATGGTTATTTGGGAACTGACCTCCAAAAACCCGATTGTCGAATTATCGCTGTTTAAATCCCGCAATTTTACCATTGGTACCATTTCAGTCAGTTTGGCGTATATGGCGTATTTTGGGGCGATCGTACTTTTGCCGCAGCTACTGCAAGAAGTGTACGGCTACACCGCAACATGGGCAGGGCTAGCGCTCGCCCCAATAGGCCTTTTACCCGTATTGTTCTCAGCTCCTGTCGCGAAACTTTCGGACTTTTTAGATATTCGCTGGATAGTTACCTTTAGTTTCGTGTTCTATGCCATTTGCTTCTTCTGGAGAGCGTATACTTTTGAGCCATCCATGGGGTTCGATGCCGTCGTGTGGCCACAGTTGGTGCAGGGGATGGCAGTAGCCTGTTTCTTTATGCCGTTGACCACCTTGACGCTGTCGGGGCTGCCACCTGAAAAATTAGCCTCGGCCTCCAGCTTGGCGAACTTTTTCCGTACGTTGGCGGGCTCTATTGGGACATCGATCACCACCACGCTGTGGAGTGATAGGGAAGCCGTGCATCATAGCCAGCTCACTGAATTTATTACAGATTACAACCCTGAATCTCTCGACATGTACCAAGGGATGGCGGCGCATGGCATGACCACGGAGCAAACCTCCGGCTTTATTGCTCAGCAGATCACCAGCCAAGGGCTAATTATTGCGGCTAACGAGATTTTCTGGCTATGTGGCTGGGTGTTTATCGTATTGATTGTGACTGTGTGGTTTGCGAAGCCGCCGTTTGGCAGCAAAGCCAATAAATCATAAATACGGCGAGTCATTGATGGTGATAAGGGCGCGTGAGTGATTGGCACGCGCTTTTTTACGGCTTCATTTTTACGGAATGATTTTTACAGTCTGGACTTTGGAACAATATCGTCAAAAACCAGTTTCGGACGGTTAGGTTCTTCTTCTGACAGCGGTGTCACTTCTTGGAACGTATTGAGGCAGCGGGTGACTAAGGTTTGGTAATCCAGAGTGCCCTTGCTTTTCCATTCAATTTCTGGCTCTGACAGGCTACGTAGCACTTTGGCAGGTATTCCGACAATCAAACTGTTATCCGGAAATTGCGCATCTGCTTTGATAAACGCGCAAGCGCCGACTATCGAGTTTTCGCCGATGACTGCGCCATCCATTATTACGCTGTTCATGCCGATCAGTGCATTACGTTTAATGTGGCAGCCGTGCAAAATAGCACCATGACCGATATGTCCATCTTCTTCAATGATGGTATCGAATTGCGGAAAACCGTGCATCACGCAGTTATCCTGTACATTCGCCCCATCTTTAATAATCAGTCGCCCAAAATCACCACGTAAACTAGCGTTAGGTCCAATATAAACTCGCTTACCAATCACGACATCGCCAATGATCACCGCTGTAGGGTGAACAAAACTTTCAGGGCTGACGACAGGGGTAATACCGTCAATTTGATAAAATGGCATAAAGGTTCCTTTAGTAAAATGATTATGCGGCTGCCTGCTCCCGAAGAATGCCACCAAAACGTCGATAATAGGCGCTGGAGGGTTGTGGAAGTTCCCCAACGGTGGTTTCGCACAAGTTGGTAACGTACTGGGTGGCGCCTTGGTCGATACGCTGGTAAATATTGGTGCATAAATGGCGCGCAATATGCCCTTCCCACTGTGCAGGCAGTAGTTCATCAGGGAGTAAGGGGTCTTTTAAGATTACACGGCGATAAAAATGGATCAGTAATAGACGTAGCTGGAAACACAATTCAGGGGAAATCATCTGTTCCCCATGCTCTTTCAGTAATAACGCCACAGGGCGAAATAAGTTAATAAACTGATGATAATGGTCTGAAATTTCAGGAAGTGACCAGGCATCGAACACCAACTCTTTTAATTTCTTCTCGGAACGATTAAAGGGATAGTTGGCTCGGAAGTAAATCACTTGGTCAGCGGCATTTAACTCCCCAAGTAAGGCGGGAATATCGCTTTGTGTTCGGCTTGGTGCTGCCATCAAGCTGCTATTAAATTGCCCAAATCCGAGCCAACCAAACTCTTTTTTAAGGCGAATTTTTTCGTCTTTATCCGCGCTTTCCAACAGCAGTAAATCCCATGCACCATCCCATTCAGGTTGTTCGCTGAGGTAAATCTTGCTTTCTGCTCGACGAAAGCGGTTTTGTCCACGCTCTGAAATGCGGTAATAGCTGCGGCGTCCTATTTTCTCGACATCCAGCCAGTTTTCTTTTTGTAGACGAAACACGGAAGTGCGCACAAAGCGGTCGGAAAAGCCCATTGGCTCAAGCAATTTGGTCAGGCTACCTAACCAAACCTCGCCACCACGGTGGTGCAGGGCATCTCCATATAGGGAGCTGATAAGCGAAGTTCCACTGATAGGCTGGCTCTCAATCGCGTCGTGTATAAATTGGCTGAGTTTGGTTTCCATTATGCTTTTATCCCTAAAATTTATGTATCAGGTACTTGGCAAATCTTAGACAAAAACTAGAAGATTGTCTTGTTTGCATACCAAAGAGTGTGAACAATCTGAGAAAACCAGCCGAGAGGTGTCTTCATCATGAATACACCTCATTCTTGAAGATTAAATAGCAATTCGTGTATCAATCACCCGTTGGGCTTTACCTTGTGAGCGAGGGATATCCCCACAGTTGACGATGCTCACTCGAGTGCTAATGCCTACCATGGATTTAATACGGTGTTTGAGGTTATGGCAGATATTACAACGCTCATCAAAAGTCAGTTGTTCAGGGTGTTTGAGCTCAACACGAACAGAGAGGTTATCCATATTGCCTTGGCGACCGATTTCCAGTTGATAGTGTGGAGATAACTCTTTGAATTGCATAATTTGTTCTTCAATTTGAGACGGGAAAACGTTAACGCCACGGATAATCATCATGTCATCAGAGCGCCCCGTGATTTTTCCGATGCTGCGCATCTGGCGATTTTCACCGGATTTTAGGTGAGTAAGGTCGCGGGTTCGATAGCGGATCACTGGCATAGCTTCTTTTGTAAGAGTAGTGAACACTAACTCACCATGCTCTCCATGACCGAGGGTTTTTAGGCTATTTGGGCAGATAATTTCAGGGTAAAAGTGGTCTTCCCAGATAGTTGGGCCGCTTTCATCGGAGTCTGCACACTCCATGGCAACACCAGGTCCCATTACTTCAGATAAACCATAAATATCTAAGGCTTTGATCCCTAAGCGAGTTTCAATTTCAGTTCTGAGGGATTCTGTCCACGGTTCTGCACCAAAGACACCAATTCTTAGTGAGCACTTACTAGCGTCTCCGCCCATGATTTTCTCAAGTTCGTCGATGATACTAAGGCAGTAAGATGGCGTCACCATGATGATATCGGGCTTAAAATCAACAATCAGCTGCGCTTGTTTCTCGGTTTGACCGCCGGACATGGGAATAACTGCCGCGCCAAGACGCTCAGCCCCATAGTGCGCCCCGAGCCCGCCAGTAAATAGCCCGTAACCGTAAGCAACGTGGACTTTATCCCCACGGGTGGCACCCGCAGAGCGCAGGCTACGAGCGATTAAATCCGCCCAGTTATCAATATCTTGTTGGGTATAGCCGACTACCGTCGGGCGCCCAGTGGTGCCTGAAGAGGCGTGAATACGGATAATTTGATCCATTGGCACGGCAAAAGTGTCGAATGGGTAGTTTTCACGTAAATCCTGCTTAGTGGTATAGGGAAATTTTTCGATGTCGCTAAGCTGTTTAAAATCGTCAGGATGTACGCCCACGGCATCGAATTTTTTGCGGTACATTGGCACATTTTCGTATGCGTGAGTGAGTGTCCACTTCATTCGCGAGAATTGCAGTGCCTCGATTTCATCGCGAGAAGCAAACTCGATCGGGTCGATATTATCGTGTTGTGTCATGCTCATAATTGC encodes:
- a CDS encoding DHA2 family efflux MFS transporter permease subunit → MADIQPLKGAKLVWATIALSLATFMQVLDSTIANVAIPTIAGNLGVSVSQGTWVITSFGVSNAISIAISGFLAKRFGEIRVFLWATALFTLFSLLCGFSDSLGMLILFRVLQGAVAGPVIPLSQSLIMRCYPPKMQNMALAFWSMTIILAPVFGPIFGGYISDNFHWSWIFFMNIPLGIFVIIVGSIILKGMESTVVKVPFNVIGLALLSVGVGCLQVLLDKGKELGWLASNEIVILAVISAIALVFMVIWELTSKNPIVELSLFKSRNFTIGTISVSLAYMAYFGAIVLLPQLLQEVYGYTATWAGLALAPIGLLPVLFSAPVAKLSDFLDIRWIVTFSFVFYAICFFWRAYTFEPSMGFDAVVWPQLVQGMAVACFFMPLTTLTLSGLPPEKLASASSLANFFRTLAGSIGTSITTTLWSDREAVHHSQLTEFITDYNPESLDMYQGMAAHGMTTEQTSGFIAQQITSQGLIIAANEIFWLCGWVFIVLIVTVWFAKPPFGSKANKS
- the paaY gene encoding phenylacetic acid degradation protein PaaY, which encodes MPFYQIDGITPVVSPESFVHPTAVIIGDVVIGKRVYIGPNASLRGDFGRLIIKDGANVQDNCVMHGFPQFDTIIEEDGHIGHGAILHGCHIKRNALIGMNSVIMDGAVIGENSIVGACAFIKADAQFPDNSLIVGIPAKVLRSLSEPEIEWKSKGTLDYQTLVTRCLNTFQEVTPLSEEEPNRPKLVFDDIVPKSRL
- the paaX gene encoding phenylacetic acid degradation operon negative regulatory protein PaaX, which translates into the protein METKLSQFIHDAIESQPISGTSLISSLYGDALHHRGGEVWLGSLTKLLEPMGFSDRFVRTSVFRLQKENWLDVEKIGRRSYYRISERGQNRFRRAESKIYLSEQPEWDGAWDLLLLESADKDEKIRLKKEFGWLGFGQFNSSLMAAPSRTQSDIPALLGELNAADQVIYFRANYPFNRSEKKLKELVFDAWSLPEISDHYHQFINLFRPVALLLKEHGEQMISPELCFQLRLLLIHFYRRVILKDPLLPDELLPAQWEGHIARHLCTNIYQRIDQGATQYVTNLCETTVGELPQPSSAYYRRFGGILREQAAA
- the paaK gene encoding phenylacetate--CoA ligase PaaK — encoded protein: MSMTQHDNIDPIEFASRDEIEALQFSRMKWTLTHAYENVPMYRKKFDAVGVHPDDFKQLSDIEKFPYTTKQDLRENYPFDTFAVPMDQIIRIHASSGTTGRPTVVGYTQQDIDNWADLIARSLRSAGATRGDKVHVAYGYGLFTGGLGAHYGAERLGAAVIPMSGGQTEKQAQLIVDFKPDIIMVTPSYCLSIIDELEKIMGGDASKCSLRIGVFGAEPWTESLRTEIETRLGIKALDIYGLSEVMGPGVAMECADSDESGPTIWEDHFYPEIICPNSLKTLGHGEHGELVFTTLTKEAMPVIRYRTRDLTHLKSGENRQMRSIGKITGRSDDMMIIRGVNVFPSQIEEQIMQFKELSPHYQLEIGRQGNMDNLSVRVELKHPEQLTFDERCNICHNLKHRIKSMVGISTRVSIVNCGDIPRSQGKAQRVIDTRIAI